The stretch of DNA CGATGACGATAACTATACTTTCGAACCCTGCGAGGCTGGCATTCTTACACCCGAGCTATATGGTCTCAACTCGTTGGAAATGCGACCGTATATCCAGTGCGAGACCACGGAATCGGAAGAAATGCCCGCTCTGCAAAAGTCTCTTCGCCCTGCCGGAAAGGAAATGGCCGAGGTGCAGGACACACCCTCGACAGAGGTCGCAGAGGCTCAAACGAAAGAACATCTGGTGATTCCCGTCAGTTGGCTTCGCAACGCGGTGGCCGCCTGCATTGCCGTTTTGGTGCTCTTTCTCTTCCCATCGGTGGTGACCGACGGTGGAAACGGAAACATGAGACAAAGCATGGTAGACACCGGATTGCTGATGCACGTTCTGCCGAAGGAGATGGTGCTGGGCCATGAAAGCGTGTCCAACATCCGAATCGATCACAAAGCAAAGGTTCGTCCCCAAGGAAAAACTGTCGCAACAAAGGCCGTGGTGCAGGCAACGGATAGCAGTAGATCTTTCTTCTGTTTGGTGCTGGCCAGCAAAATTACGCGACGAAACGCACAACTCTTCGCTCAATCGCTCCAAGACAAAGGTCATCGCGAGGCGGAAGTGTTGCTCCGAGGTAAGAGCGTCAAAGTGATTTACGGGCATTATGCCACCAAGCACGAGGCCGACAGTGCTTTTCTTCGTCTACGTTCAGACGAAGACTTGAAAGACTGTTGGGTGATGCACGTTCGTTAATCTCGTCTGTTCCCTTTAAGACCCATTGGCTTATGAAGCGCGTGAGATGCCCGAAGTGCAATCATTACATCACTTTTGATGAAACCCGATACGAAGAAGGGCAGTCGCTCTTTTTCCAATGTCCCGACTGTGGCAAGGAGTTTGGCATTCGCATCGGCGTCTCCAAACTGCACAACAGGCGCAAAGAAGAAAACCCCGAGGCAGAATGCGCCGCCGACAATTGCGGCACACTGACCGTCATCGAGAACGTATTCCACTACAAACAGGTGCTGCCCCTGCGCATGGGGCGTAATGTCATCGGGCGTTACATGAAAAATAGCGGTGTCAACTGCCCCATCGAGACCAACGATCCCAGTATCGACATCACTCATTGCACCATCGAGGTGAGCCGCGATAAGAACGGACGGCTTAAATATGTCTTAAGCGACGGGCCCAGTTATACCGGTACTTTTGTAGATAACGAGATTCTTGGCCATCGCGAACGTCGCCTGCTCAATGACGGTTCCCTCTTCACCATCGGTGCCACGAGCATCATTCTAAGAGTGCGGCAGGAATAAATTCGCATCCCTTTGCTTGCCTATTTCCAAAAGAAGTATTACCTTTGCCGCCGTGAAACAAAGTCGTGTGACATATCAGCAGCAGCCCTTGCAGAGAAAAATGAATTTCTCTGCAAATTTATTCCTCAATTATTTGGTAGTTCCAAATAATTTGCTAACACACACACACACACACACACACACACACACACACACACACACACACACACACACACACACACACACAATATGTGC from Prevotella sp. oral taxon 475 encodes:
- a CDS encoding SPOR domain-containing protein, yielding MSRKNATFALVIELHRHIEILLLDNDCVIIPDFGGLMAHHVESAYDDRDGAFLPPLRTLGFNRQLRLNDSLLAQSYVEAYDISYPEAVARIAEEVEELKQHLKNEGRYELNDLGVLFYGDDDNYTFEPCEAGILTPELYGLNSLEMRPYIQCETTESEEMPALQKSLRPAGKEMAEVQDTPSTEVAEAQTKEHLVIPVSWLRNAVAACIAVLVLFLFPSVVTDGGNGNMRQSMVDTGLLMHVLPKEMVLGHESVSNIRIDHKAKVRPQGKTVATKAVVQATDSSRSFFCLVLASKITRRNAQLFAQSLQDKGHREAEVLLRGKSVKVIYGHYATKHEADSAFLRLRSDEDLKDCWVMHVR
- a CDS encoding FHA domain-containing protein, which gives rise to MKRVRCPKCNHYITFDETRYEEGQSLFFQCPDCGKEFGIRIGVSKLHNRRKEENPEAECAADNCGTLTVIENVFHYKQVLPLRMGRNVIGRYMKNSGVNCPIETNDPSIDITHCTIEVSRDKNGRLKYVLSDGPSYTGTFVDNEILGHRERRLLNDGSLFTIGATSIILRVRQE